The following proteins are encoded in a genomic region of Streptomyces sp. NBC_01723:
- a CDS encoding energy-coupling factor ABC transporter ATP-binding protein gives MDPVTASLDVSGLAYAYPDGHQALFGVDFSVARGERVALLGPNGAGKTTLVLHLNGILTGGAGTVTVAGLPVDKPNMAQIRRRVGIVFQDPDDQLFMPTVREDVAFGPAAAGVKGPELEACVDRALALVGMAEFKDRPPHHLSFGQRRRVAVATVLAMEPEILVLDEPSSNLDPASRRELADILRSLDVTVLMVTHDLPYALELCPRALILSDGVIAADGPTAGLLSDEALMRAHRLELPFGFDPRSVSTGG, from the coding sequence ATGGACCCTGTGACCGCTTCCCTGGACGTCTCCGGCCTCGCCTACGCATACCCCGACGGGCACCAGGCCCTGTTCGGCGTCGACTTCTCCGTCGCCCGCGGCGAGCGGGTCGCGCTGCTCGGGCCGAACGGCGCGGGCAAGACGACCCTGGTCCTGCATCTCAACGGCATCCTGACCGGCGGTGCCGGCACGGTCACCGTCGCCGGGCTGCCCGTGGACAAGCCGAACATGGCGCAGATCAGGCGCCGGGTCGGCATCGTCTTCCAGGACCCCGACGACCAGCTCTTCATGCCCACCGTGCGCGAGGACGTGGCGTTCGGACCGGCGGCGGCCGGGGTGAAGGGGCCGGAGCTGGAGGCGTGCGTGGACCGGGCGCTGGCGCTGGTCGGCATGGCGGAGTTCAAGGACCGGCCCCCGCACCACCTGTCCTTCGGGCAGCGGCGCCGGGTGGCGGTGGCGACGGTGCTCGCCATGGAGCCGGAGATCCTGGTCCTGGACGAACCCTCCTCCAACCTCGACCCGGCCTCCCGCCGCGAGCTCGCCGACATCCTGCGCTCCCTGGACGTCACGGTCCTGATGGTCACCCACGACCTCCCCTACGCGCTGGAGCTGTGCCCCCGCGCCCTGATCCTCAGCGACGGCGTGATCGCGGCGGACGGCCCGACCGCGGGCCTGCTCTCCGACGAGGCGCTGATGCGCGCCCACCGGCTGGAACTGCCCTTCGGCTTCGACCCGCGGTCGGTGTCGACGGGCGGGTGA
- a CDS encoding MMPL family transporter gives MATFLYKLGRLAFRRRHFVALIWVALLTLAGVGAASAPPAGTTSFSIPGTEAQKAFDLLEQRFPGQSADGATARVVFKAPSGEKMTDAGNKATVEKTVDELADGSEVASVADPYTGNAVSKDGTVAYASVRYDVSGMELEESTKHALEDAAEQARESGLTVEVGGDALQAVPETGATEIIGIAVAAVVLVITFGSLVAAGLPLLTALIGVGIGVSSITALAGALELGSTTSILAMMIGLAVGIDYALFIVSRYRAELAEGREREDAAGRAVGTAGSAVVFAGLTVVIALVGLAVVNIPMLTKMGVAAAGTVAIAVLIALTMIPALLGYAGRRVKPAGVKGGLLGRGRGARRGEQKDERKDEAEPAKANLGTRWASFVVRRPLAVLLLGVIGLGAAAIPASDLELGLPDDGSQPTSTTQRRAYDLLSEGFGPGFNGPLMVVVDAKGSAAPKDAFTQVSDEIEGLDGVVAVTPPAPNKGGDTATISVIPDSKPSSVQTEDLVHAIRDAGGDIEADTGAQTLVTGSTAMNIDVSEKLNDALLPYLVLVVGLAFLLLIVVFRSILVPLKAALGFLLSVMAALGAVVAVFQWGWLSGLMGVEETGPVMSMMPIFMVGVVFGLAMDYEVFLVTRMREAYVHGEKPSQAVVTGFKHGARVVTAAAVIMMAVFAGFIGSSESMVKMIGFGLAVAVFFDAFVVRMALVPAVLALLGKKAWWLPKWLDRALPNVDVEGEGLRTADERGSDPDEDRELVRT, from the coding sequence GTGGCCACGTTCCTCTACAAACTCGGCCGGCTCGCCTTCCGCCGACGGCACTTCGTCGCCCTGATCTGGGTGGCCCTGCTGACGCTCGCCGGCGTCGGCGCGGCCAGCGCCCCGCCCGCCGGCACCACGTCCTTCTCCATCCCCGGAACCGAGGCCCAGAAGGCCTTCGACCTGCTGGAACAGCGCTTCCCCGGCCAGAGCGCCGACGGGGCGACGGCCCGCGTCGTCTTCAAGGCACCGTCCGGCGAGAAGATGACGGACGCCGGGAACAAGGCGACGGTCGAGAAGACCGTCGACGAACTGGCGGACGGCTCCGAGGTCGCCTCGGTCGCCGACCCGTACACCGGCAACGCCGTCAGCAAGGACGGCACCGTCGCCTACGCGTCGGTGCGCTACGACGTCTCCGGCATGGAGCTGGAGGAGTCGACCAAGCACGCCCTGGAGGACGCCGCCGAGCAGGCGCGGGAGTCCGGGCTGACCGTCGAGGTCGGCGGCGACGCGCTCCAGGCCGTACCGGAGACCGGCGCCACCGAGATCATCGGCATCGCGGTCGCCGCGGTCGTCCTGGTCATCACCTTCGGCTCGCTGGTCGCGGCCGGGCTGCCCCTGCTCACCGCCCTGATCGGCGTGGGCATCGGCGTCTCCTCGATCACCGCGCTGGCCGGCGCGCTGGAGCTGGGCTCGACCACCTCCATCCTGGCCATGATGATCGGCCTCGCGGTCGGCATCGACTACGCCCTGTTCATCGTCTCCCGCTACCGCGCCGAACTCGCCGAGGGGCGTGAGCGCGAGGACGCGGCGGGCCGGGCGGTCGGCACCGCGGGCTCCGCGGTCGTCTTCGCCGGCCTCACCGTCGTCATCGCCCTGGTGGGCCTGGCGGTCGTCAACATCCCGATGCTCACCAAGATGGGCGTCGCGGCGGCCGGCACCGTAGCCATCGCGGTCCTGATCGCCCTGACGATGATCCCCGCACTGCTCGGCTACGCCGGACGCCGCGTCAAGCCGGCCGGCGTGAAGGGCGGGCTCCTGGGCCGCGGCCGCGGCGCACGGAGGGGTGAACAGAAAGACGAGCGGAAGGACGAGGCCGAACCGGCCAAGGCCAACCTGGGCACCCGCTGGGCGAGCTTCGTCGTCCGCCGCCCCCTGGCCGTCCTCCTCCTCGGCGTGATCGGCCTCGGCGCCGCCGCGATCCCCGCCTCCGACCTGGAACTCGGCCTGCCCGACGACGGCTCCCAGCCGACGTCCACGACCCAGCGCCGCGCCTACGACCTGCTCTCCGAGGGCTTCGGACCTGGCTTCAACGGTCCCCTGATGGTCGTGGTCGACGCCAAGGGCAGCGCCGCCCCGAAGGACGCCTTCACCCAGGTATCCGACGAGATCGAGGGCCTCGACGGTGTCGTGGCGGTGACCCCGCCCGCCCCCAACAAGGGCGGCGACACGGCGACGATCAGCGTGATCCCGGACTCCAAGCCGTCCTCCGTGCAGACCGAGGACCTGGTGCACGCCATCCGCGACGCGGGCGGGGACATCGAGGCGGACACCGGCGCGCAGACCCTGGTCACCGGCTCGACGGCGATGAACATCGACGTCAGCGAGAAACTGAACGACGCGCTGCTGCCGTACCTGGTCCTCGTCGTCGGCCTGGCCTTCCTCCTGCTGATCGTGGTGTTCCGCTCGATCCTGGTCCCGCTGAAGGCGGCGCTCGGCTTCCTGCTCTCCGTCATGGCGGCGCTCGGCGCGGTCGTCGCGGTCTTCCAGTGGGGCTGGCTGTCCGGCCTGATGGGCGTCGAGGAGACCGGCCCGGTCATGTCGATGATGCCGATCTTCATGGTCGGCGTGGTCTTCGGCCTGGCCATGGACTACGAGGTCTTCCTGGTCACCCGCATGCGTGAGGCGTACGTCCACGGGGAGAAGCCCAGCCAGGCGGTCGTCACCGGCTTCAAGCACGGAGCCAGGGTCGTCACCGCCGCCGCGGTCATCATGATGGCGGTCTTCGCGGGCTTCATCGGCTCCAGCGAGTCGATGGTCAAGATGATCGGCTTCGGCCTGGCGGTCGCCGTCTTCTTCGACGCCTTCGTCGTCCGCATGGCCCTCGTCCCGGCGGTGCTCGCGCTGCTCGGCAAGAAGGCATGGTGGCTGCCGAAGTGGCTGGACCGCGCCCTGCCCAACGTGGACGTGGAGGGCGAGGGACTGCGCACGGCCGACGAGCGGGGCTCCGACCCCGACGAGGACCGGGAACTGGTGCGCACCTGA
- a CDS encoding S41 family peptidase: MGWVSYLRLPHLSGDQLCFVAEDDLWLASLDGPGRAWRLTVDRTKLGHPRFSPDGRHIAYTSWRSLVPEVHLVPVDGGPGRQLTHWGGFDTRVCGWSPPDPDGTTAVLAVASHGEPFSHLTWAYKVGPDGDPGRKLPWGPVTDIQAADLDGERRTLLLTGTPPHEPAAWKRYRGGATGRLWLHGERLLPDLGGHLAAPMFVGDRIAFLSDHEGVGNLYSCAHDGTGLRRHTDHDAFYARNAASDGTRVVYQCAGDLWIVDDLASGSVPRRLDVRLSGPRAGRRTYQVPAAQNVGGISVDETGRASAVVVRGSLYWLTHRDGPARTLADTPGVRVRLPEMLGESGRIAYVTDAAGEDAVEIAHLPRASGGRAARRAATGGLGRILELASDPAGDRLAVASHDGRLLLLDVAEEDAGAAEELEGEGTGSPAEDAAPGGADRPAGGPRADGPVAADGPAGAGAPESGAGPVEDAYSTGTAGSSVTELIRSVNGPVTDLAFSPDGTWLTWSHPGIGRSLRQIKMARINGQNGHDPLVVDVTDGRFEDENPVFTRDGRYLAFLSWRGFDPVYDVHTGDLSFPLGCRPYLVPLSSATPSPFALNPEGRPAAGGLDPLEDEPGEGGAVTVEVEGLASRVTPFPVAASKYSALQPVAGGGLVWLRWPISGALGETFANPADPSERPTLEHFGLAKAKKSELVDHLDWFRVSGDGTRLVVLDEGDLRAVPATEAGDGDSTTWIDLRRILHVVDPPAEWRQAYDEAGRLIRAYFWDPGMCGIDWDAVLGQYRPLVERVASPDEFADLLREVLGELGTSHAYVAAARRNEGPAHYQRWQGLLGANFVCREGHWVVKRILPGDSSDSKARSPLAGTGIREGAVLTHVDGRPVDPAAGPYPLLAGAGGTTVELTFSPAEGTGGPSRRVAVVPLVDERPLRYQDWVAKRREVVRELSGGRCGYLHIPDMGGSGWAQFNRDLRMEVSRPALIVDVRGNAGGHISELVVEKLTRTILGWDLTRDAQPVSYASNAPRGPVVAVADEATSSDGDMITAAFKLLRIGPVVGQRTWGGVVGMTGRHRLGDGTVITVPMNAAWFDAYGWSVENYGVAPDVEALRTPLDWAEGRYPVLDEAVRLALELLETNPPAKPPGYVDVPDRSRPPLPPRE, translated from the coding sequence ATGGGGTGGGTGAGTTATCTGCGCCTTCCGCACCTCAGTGGCGACCAGCTCTGCTTCGTGGCAGAGGACGACCTCTGGCTCGCGTCCCTCGACGGTCCGGGCCGCGCCTGGCGGCTCACCGTCGACCGCACCAAGTTGGGCCACCCGCGCTTCTCGCCCGACGGCCGGCACATCGCGTACACCAGCTGGCGCAGCCTGGTGCCGGAGGTCCACCTGGTGCCGGTGGACGGCGGCCCCGGCCGGCAGCTCACCCACTGGGGCGGCTTCGACACCCGGGTCTGCGGCTGGTCGCCGCCCGATCCCGACGGCACCACCGCCGTCCTCGCCGTCGCCTCGCACGGCGAGCCCTTCTCCCACCTCACCTGGGCCTACAAGGTCGGCCCCGACGGCGACCCCGGCCGCAAACTGCCCTGGGGCCCGGTCACCGACATCCAGGCCGCCGACCTCGACGGGGAACGCCGGACCCTGCTGCTCACCGGCACCCCGCCGCACGAACCCGCCGCCTGGAAGCGCTACCGGGGCGGTGCCACCGGCAGGCTCTGGCTGCACGGGGAGCGGCTCCTGCCCGACCTCGGCGGACACCTGGCCGCCCCCATGTTCGTCGGCGACCGGATCGCCTTCCTCTCCGACCACGAGGGCGTCGGCAACCTCTACTCCTGCGCCCACGACGGCACCGGCCTGCGCCGCCACACCGACCACGACGCGTTCTACGCCCGCAACGCCGCGAGCGACGGGACCCGGGTGGTGTACCAGTGCGCGGGCGACCTGTGGATCGTGGACGACCTCGCGTCCGGGTCGGTGCCGCGCCGGCTCGACGTGCGCCTCAGCGGGCCGCGCGCGGGACGGCGTACGTACCAGGTGCCCGCCGCCCAGAACGTGGGCGGCATCTCCGTCGACGAGACGGGCCGCGCGAGCGCCGTCGTCGTCCGGGGCAGCCTGTACTGGCTCACCCACCGCGACGGCCCCGCCCGCACCCTCGCCGACACCCCGGGCGTACGGGTGCGGCTGCCGGAGATGCTCGGCGAGAGCGGCCGGATCGCGTACGTGACGGACGCGGCGGGCGAGGACGCCGTGGAGATCGCCCACCTGCCCCGGGCATCCGGGGGCCGTGCGGCGCGGCGGGCGGCCACCGGAGGGCTCGGCCGGATCCTGGAGCTGGCCTCGGACCCCGCGGGCGACCGCCTCGCCGTCGCCTCTCACGACGGCCGGCTGCTGCTGCTCGACGTCGCGGAGGAGGACGCCGGAGCCGCGGAGGAGCTGGAGGGGGAGGGCACGGGGAGCCCGGCGGAGGACGCTGCGCCGGGGGGAGCCGACCGCCCGGCGGGGGGCCCGCGGGCCGACGGTCCGGTCGCGGCCGACGGCCCGGCAGGAGCCGGCGCCCCGGAGAGCGGTGCCGGCCCGGTGGAGGACGCCTACAGCACCGGTACCGCCGGAAGCTCCGTCACCGAGCTGATCCGGTCCGTCAACGGACCCGTGACCGACCTCGCCTTCTCCCCCGACGGGACCTGGCTCACCTGGTCCCACCCGGGCATCGGACGCTCGCTGCGCCAGATCAAGATGGCCCGGATCAACGGGCAGAACGGGCACGACCCGCTCGTCGTCGACGTGACCGACGGACGCTTCGAGGACGAGAACCCCGTCTTCACCCGGGACGGCCGCTACCTCGCCTTCCTCTCCTGGCGCGGCTTCGACCCGGTGTACGACGTGCACACCGGCGACCTCTCCTTCCCGCTGGGCTGCCGCCCCTACCTGGTCCCCCTGTCCTCCGCGACCCCCTCCCCCTTCGCCCTCAACCCCGAGGGCCGCCCCGCCGCCGGCGGTCTGGACCCCCTGGAGGACGAACCCGGCGAGGGCGGCGCCGTCACCGTCGAGGTCGAGGGCCTGGCGAGCCGGGTGACCCCCTTCCCGGTCGCCGCCTCCAAGTACTCGGCGCTGCAACCGGTCGCCGGGGGCGGCCTGGTCTGGCTGCGCTGGCCGATCTCGGGCGCGCTCGGCGAGACCTTCGCCAACCCGGCCGATCCCAGCGAGCGGCCCACCCTGGAGCACTTCGGCCTGGCCAAGGCGAAGAAGTCCGAACTGGTCGACCACCTCGACTGGTTCCGGGTCAGCGGCGACGGCACCCGCCTGGTCGTGCTCGACGAGGGCGACCTGCGCGCGGTGCCCGCCACCGAGGCCGGCGACGGCGATTCGACCACCTGGATCGACCTCCGCCGCATCCTGCACGTGGTCGACCCGCCCGCCGAGTGGCGCCAGGCCTACGACGAGGCGGGCCGCCTGATCCGCGCCTACTTCTGGGACCCCGGCATGTGCGGCATCGACTGGGACGCCGTCCTCGGCCAGTACCGTCCGCTGGTCGAACGGGTCGCCTCTCCGGACGAGTTCGCCGACCTGCTGCGCGAGGTGCTCGGCGAACTCGGCACCTCCCACGCCTACGTCGCCGCCGCCCGGCGCAACGAGGGCCCGGCGCACTACCAGCGCTGGCAGGGCCTGCTCGGAGCCAACTTCGTCTGCCGGGAGGGCCACTGGGTGGTCAAGCGCATCCTGCCCGGCGACTCCTCCGACTCCAAGGCCCGCTCCCCGCTGGCCGGCACGGGCATCCGCGAGGGGGCCGTACTGACCCACGTGGACGGCCGCCCGGTGGACCCGGCGGCGGGCCCGTATCCGCTGCTGGCGGGGGCTGGCGGTACGACGGTGGAGCTGACCTTCTCACCGGCCGAGGGCACCGGAGGACCGTCCCGGCGGGTCGCCGTCGTACCGCTGGTCGACGAACGTCCCCTGCGCTACCAGGACTGGGTCGCCAAACGCCGCGAGGTCGTCCGCGAGTTGAGCGGCGGGCGGTGCGGCTACCTGCACATCCCGGACATGGGCGGCTCCGGCTGGGCCCAGTTCAACCGCGACCTGCGCATGGAGGTCTCCCGGCCCGCGCTGATCGTGGACGTGCGCGGCAACGCCGGCGGGCACATCAGCGAACTCGTCGTCGAGAAGCTCACCCGCACCATCCTGGGCTGGGACCTCACCCGCGACGCCCAGCCGGTGTCGTACGCCTCCAACGCGCCGCGCGGCCCGGTCGTCGCGGTCGCCGACGAGGCCACCTCCTCCGACGGCGACATGATCACCGCCGCGTTCAAGCTGCTGCGCATCGGTCCGGTCGTCGGGCAGCGCACCTGGGGCGGCGTGGTCGGCATGACCGGCCGGCACCGCCTCGGCGACGGCACGGTGATCACGGTGCCGATGAACGCGGCCTGGTTCGACGCGTACGGCTGGTCCGTGGAGAACTACGGCGTCGCCCCCGACGTCGAGGCGCTGCGCACCCCCCTGGACTGGGCCGAGGGCCGCTACCCGGTGCTGGACGAGGCGGTGCGGCTGGCGTTGGAGCTGCTGGAGACCAACCCGCCGGCGAAGCCCCCCGGTTACGTGGACGTACCGGACCGATCCCGTCCGCCGCTGCCGCCCCGGGAGTGA
- a CDS encoding DUF1876 domain-containing protein, producing MMHTAVGWHVEMEFMEDDQHTRAVAMVRLPDGTEVRAHGHASRHRIDSQQPRVGEEVAGARALNELAMQLLTKAHDEIDAASGRTSHPIHV from the coding sequence ATGATGCACACCGCAGTGGGATGGCACGTCGAGATGGAGTTCATGGAGGACGACCAGCACACGCGGGCGGTCGCGATGGTGCGGCTCCCCGACGGCACCGAGGTCCGCGCGCACGGCCACGCCAGCCGGCACCGGATCGACTCCCAGCAGCCACGGGTCGGTGAGGAGGTCGCGGGGGCCCGCGCGTTGAACGAGCTGGCGATGCAGCTGCTCACCAAGGCGCACGACGAGATCGACGCGGCGTCGGGACGGACGTCACACCCCATTCACGTCTGA
- the cbiQ gene encoding cobalt ECF transporter T component CbiQ: MGAGHAHRLHRPGDSPVHGLPPHTKLAATFAFVIVVVSTPREAMWAFGLYALLLAAVAYAARVPAGFLLKRLLIEVPFVAFAVLMPFVAEGERVEVLGMSLSVSGLWGAWNVLAKGTLGVAASVLLASTTELRSLLLGLQRLRLPPLLVQIATFMIRYGDVIADEMRRMRIARESRGFEASGVRHWGVLAKSAGALFIRSYERGERVHLAMLSRGYAGSMPVIDEVTASRAQWSYALALPGAALVVCLLGWTL, translated from the coding sequence ATGGGTGCCGGCCACGCCCATCGGCTCCACCGGCCCGGGGACTCCCCCGTGCACGGCCTGCCCCCGCACACCAAACTCGCCGCCACGTTCGCCTTCGTGATCGTCGTCGTGTCGACGCCCCGCGAGGCGATGTGGGCCTTCGGCCTCTACGCGCTGCTGCTCGCCGCGGTGGCGTACGCGGCCCGCGTGCCGGCGGGCTTCCTGCTCAAGCGGCTGCTGATCGAGGTGCCGTTCGTCGCGTTCGCGGTGCTGATGCCGTTCGTGGCGGAGGGCGAGCGGGTCGAGGTGCTCGGCATGTCGCTGAGCGTGAGCGGCCTCTGGGGCGCCTGGAACGTCCTGGCCAAGGGCACCCTGGGCGTCGCCGCCTCCGTACTGCTCGCCTCCACCACCGAGCTGCGCTCCCTGCTGCTCGGCCTCCAGCGGCTGCGGCTCCCCCCGCTGCTGGTGCAGATCGCGACCTTCATGATCCGGTACGGGGACGTGATCGCGGACGAGATGCGGCGGATGCGGATCGCCCGTGAATCGCGCGGCTTCGAGGCGAGCGGCGTCCGACACTGGGGCGTGCTCGCCAAGTCGGCGGGCGCGCTCTTCATCCGCTCCTACGAACGCGGCGAGCGCGTCCACCTGGCCATGCTCAGCCGCGGCTACGCCGGTTCCATGCCGGTCATCGACGAGGTGACCGCGTCCCGGGCGCAGTGGTCGTACGCGCTGGCCCTCCCGGGTGCGGCGCTCGTCGTCTGTCTGCTGGGATGGACCCTGTGA
- a CDS encoding serine hydrolase domain-containing protein — protein MDVHGTVAEGFEPVRDAFAGNFAALGDRGAAVAVYRGGRKVVDLWGGTRDVDGTEPWRRGTAQVVRSATKGVAAAVPLLLHQRGELDLDAPVGEYWPEFKAHGKERVLVRHVLNHRAGLPVLDRPLTPEDALDPLRGPRAVAAQAPVWEPGTDHGYHALTYGWLLDELVRRVTGGRGAGEWIADEIARPLNLDLWMGLPAAEEAAGRAGRVGRLEDPEPGPSGSGPRLRPKRAVTEAYADPGSLTRRAFAAITPFPDQNDPAYRAAVLPATNGIATADGLARFYAALIGDVDGVTRRVRLFDPATMERARAEESAGPDRVLVVGTRFGLGYMLHGSASPLLSPGSFGHPGRGGALGFADPEAGVAFGYVTNGFRKTVTADPRAQALVRAVRESLRRTGTDVDTPQT, from the coding sequence GTGGACGTGCACGGCACAGTGGCCGAGGGCTTCGAGCCGGTGAGGGACGCGTTCGCGGGCAACTTCGCGGCGCTCGGCGACCGGGGCGCGGCGGTCGCCGTCTACCGGGGCGGGCGCAAGGTCGTCGACCTGTGGGGCGGCACCCGTGACGTCGATGGCACCGAACCCTGGCGCCGGGGCACCGCCCAGGTCGTGCGCTCGGCGACCAAGGGCGTCGCCGCCGCCGTACCGCTCCTGCTGCACCAGCGCGGGGAGCTGGACCTGGACGCGCCGGTGGGCGAGTACTGGCCCGAGTTCAAGGCGCACGGCAAGGAGCGCGTGCTGGTCCGGCACGTGCTGAACCACCGGGCCGGGCTGCCGGTCCTGGACCGCCCACTCACCCCCGAGGACGCCCTCGACCCGCTGCGCGGCCCACGGGCCGTCGCCGCCCAGGCGCCCGTCTGGGAGCCGGGCACCGACCACGGCTACCACGCGCTGACCTACGGCTGGCTGCTGGACGAGCTGGTCCGGCGGGTGACGGGCGGGCGGGGCGCCGGGGAGTGGATCGCGGACGAGATCGCCCGGCCACTCAACCTGGACCTGTGGATGGGGCTGCCCGCCGCGGAGGAGGCGGCGGGCCGGGCCGGGCGGGTCGGGCGGCTGGAGGACCCCGAGCCGGGGCCGTCCGGGAGCGGCCCGCGGCTGCGCCCCAAGCGCGCCGTCACCGAGGCCTACGCGGACCCCGGCTCGCTCACCCGCCGTGCCTTCGCCGCGATCACGCCCTTCCCGGACCAGAACGACCCGGCCTACCGCGCGGCCGTCCTCCCGGCGACCAACGGCATCGCGACCGCCGACGGGCTGGCCCGCTTCTACGCCGCGCTGATCGGCGACGTGGACGGGGTGACCCGGCGGGTGCGGCTGTTCGACCCGGCGACCATGGAGCGGGCCCGGGCCGAGGAGTCCGCCGGGCCGGACCGGGTGCTGGTCGTGGGCACCCGCTTCGGCCTCGGCTACATGCTGCACGGCAGCGCCTCGCCGCTCCTGTCCCCCGGCTCCTTCGGCCACCCGGGCCGCGGCGGCGCCCTCGGCTTCGCCGACCCGGAGGCCGGTGTCGCCTTCGGCTACGTCACCAACGGCTTCCGCAAGACGGTGACGGCGGACCCACGGGCGCAGGCGCTGGTGCGGGCGGTACGGGAGTCGCTGCGGCGGACCGGCACGGACGTGGACACCCCTCAGACGTGA
- a CDS encoding TetR/AcrR family transcriptional regulator: MTGATTARRSRITPEREAELYEAVLDLLREVGYDALTMDAVASRTRSSKATLYRQWGGKAELVVKAIRHNKPGEIGDVDTGSLRGDLHAVMAREDDCTMEQNSALMRGVAMALHQNPDLRQAFRDQLVEPEMAEFRRVLQRAVDRGEIRPDCPALDFLVHMMVGGFATRTLLDDQPPTRDFLASYIDAVILPALGVSTTDTSR, encoded by the coding sequence ATGACCGGGGCAACCACCGCGCGTCGCAGTCGGATCACTCCCGAGCGCGAGGCCGAGCTGTACGAGGCCGTGCTCGACCTGCTCCGGGAAGTCGGGTACGACGCTCTGACCATGGACGCCGTCGCGTCCCGTACGCGGTCCAGCAAGGCGACGCTCTACCGCCAGTGGGGCGGCAAGGCCGAGCTGGTCGTCAAGGCCATCCGGCACAACAAGCCCGGTGAGATCGGCGACGTCGACACCGGCTCGCTCCGCGGCGACCTGCACGCCGTGATGGCCCGCGAGGACGACTGCACCATGGAACAGAACTCCGCGCTGATGCGCGGTGTCGCCATGGCGCTGCACCAGAACCCGGACCTGCGACAGGCGTTCCGCGACCAGCTGGTCGAGCCCGAGATGGCGGAGTTCCGGCGGGTGCTGCAACGCGCCGTCGACCGCGGCGAGATAAGACCGGACTGTCCGGCCCTGGACTTCCTCGTCCACATGATGGTGGGCGGCTTCGCCACCCGCACGCTGCTGGACGACCAGCCGCCGACCCGGGACTTCCTCGCCTCCTACATCGACGCCGTGATCCTCCCCGCACTCGGCGTCTCCACCACTGACACGTCCCGGTAG
- a CDS encoding DMT family transporter, whose product MTPLVTGAVLLAAVTHASWNAIAHRITDKLTGFALISGGGMLIGLALLPFTAFPRAAAWPYLLVSAVLHIAYYALLMRSFRLGDFGQAYPIARGSAPLLVTVGAAVLVHEVPDRWATAGVLLACAGLTGVALWGLRGRRPDWAAIGAALATGVSIAAYTVVDGLGVRASGSSLGYIAWLMAVQGTVLPAYFLYRHRAGAWALLRPRAGLGLLGAVLSVGAYALVLWAQTRAELAPIAALRESSILVGAAIGALFFKERFGAPRIAAAGLLVVGIGLMLHTG is encoded by the coding sequence GTGACCCCTCTGGTCACCGGCGCCGTCCTGCTCGCCGCCGTCACGCACGCAAGCTGGAACGCGATCGCCCACCGGATCACGGACAAGCTCACCGGCTTCGCGCTGATATCCGGCGGCGGGATGCTCATCGGCCTCGCGCTGCTGCCGTTCACGGCGTTCCCGAGGGCCGCGGCCTGGCCGTACCTCCTGGTCTCCGCCGTTCTCCACATCGCCTACTACGCCCTGCTGATGCGGTCCTTCCGGCTGGGCGACTTCGGCCAGGCCTACCCGATCGCCCGCGGCAGCGCGCCCCTGCTGGTCACCGTGGGTGCCGCCGTCCTCGTTCACGAGGTGCCGGACCGCTGGGCGACCGCCGGGGTCCTGCTGGCCTGCGCCGGCCTGACCGGCGTCGCCCTGTGGGGGCTGCGCGGACGCCGGCCCGACTGGGCGGCGATCGGCGCGGCCCTCGCCACCGGCGTGAGCATCGCGGCGTACACGGTGGTCGACGGGCTCGGCGTCCGCGCCTCCGGGTCCTCCCTCGGGTACATCGCCTGGCTGATGGCGGTGCAGGGGACGGTCCTCCCGGCCTACTTCCTCTACCGACACCGCGCCGGTGCCTGGGCGCTGCTGCGGCCCCGGGCCGGACTGGGACTGCTCGGCGCGGTGCTCTCCGTCGGCGCCTACGCACTCGTCCTGTGGGCGCAGACACGCGCCGAACTCGCGCCGATCGCCGCCCTGCGCGAGTCCTCGATCCTGGTCGGCGCGGCGATCGGGGCCCTCTTCTTCAAGGAGCGGTTCGGGGCGCCCCGGATCGCGGCCGCGGGGCTCCTGGTCGTCGGGATCGGGCTGATGCTGCACACGGGATGA
- a CDS encoding YbaK/EbsC family protein has translation MTTTDDASEDSAAHPRFAEALNGLGLGDLAAQARRFPEAARTATEAAAAIGCELSQICKSLIFAADGVPVLVLMDGASRVDLERVREELGAEKVTRARADAVRETTGYAIGGVPPFGHRNPTRVLADRSLLAHEVVWAAAGTPYAVFPMAPKDLVTTAGATLVDVRERSA, from the coding sequence ATGACCACCACCGACGACGCCTCCGAAGACTCCGCCGCCCACCCCCGCTTCGCCGAGGCCCTGAACGGACTCGGCCTCGGCGATCTGGCCGCTCAGGCCCGGCGCTTCCCCGAGGCCGCGCGTACCGCCACCGAGGCCGCCGCCGCGATCGGGTGCGAGCTGAGCCAGATCTGCAAGTCCCTCATCTTCGCCGCCGACGGCGTGCCCGTCCTGGTCCTCATGGACGGCGCCTCCCGCGTCGACCTGGAGCGCGTCCGGGAGGAACTCGGCGCGGAGAAGGTCACCCGGGCCAGGGCCGACGCCGTACGGGAGACCACCGGATACGCGATCGGCGGCGTCCCGCCCTTCGGGCACCGCAACCCGACCCGCGTCCTCGCCGACCGTTCGCTCCTCGCCCACGAGGTCGTCTGGGCCGCCGCCGGAACCCCCTACGCCGTGTTCCCGATGGCGCCCAAGGACCTCGTCACCACCGCCGGCGCCACCCTCGTGGACGTGCGCGAGCGCTCCGCGTGA